One part of the Xanthocytophaga agilis genome encodes these proteins:
- a CDS encoding DsbA family oxidoreductase: protein MKVEIWSDIMCPFCYIGKRKFEKALQQFSDAGAVEVEWHSFQLDPSIEAGHGKNLYEYLSERKGISYEHSVQMHRQVTQMAKEAGLIYNFDNAVVANSFDAHRMIQLAKKHNLGDEAEERLFKAYFTEGKDFSDHETLVLLGQEIGLQENDIRQVLASDDFGYEVEKDIQEAQNIGVRGVPFFVFNRKYAVSGAQPSEVFSDVLGKSFTEWRNTHPAPIEVIEGPSCTPEGDCN, encoded by the coding sequence ATGAAAGTAGAGATATGGTCAGATATTATGTGTCCATTTTGTTATATAGGCAAAAGAAAGTTTGAAAAGGCATTACAACAGTTTTCTGACGCTGGAGCGGTTGAAGTAGAGTGGCATAGCTTTCAGCTAGATCCTTCTATTGAAGCAGGACATGGCAAAAATTTATATGAATACTTATCAGAACGCAAAGGTATTTCCTATGAGCATTCTGTACAGATGCATCGGCAGGTAACACAGATGGCAAAAGAAGCAGGTCTTATCTATAATTTTGATAATGCAGTTGTTGCTAATTCATTTGATGCCCATCGAATGATACAACTGGCAAAAAAGCATAATCTGGGAGATGAAGCTGAAGAACGTTTATTTAAAGCGTATTTTACAGAAGGGAAAGATTTTAGTGATCACGAAACGCTTGTGTTGTTAGGACAAGAGATCGGATTGCAGGAAAACGATATCCGGCAAGTGCTAGCTAGTGATGATTTTGGGTATGAGGTTGAGAAAGATATTCAGGAGGCGCAAAATATTGGAGTGAGGGGTGTGCCATTCTTTGTATTTAATCGCAAATATGCTGTTTCTGGTGCACAACCTTCCGAAGTGTTTTCAGATGTGCTCGGAAAATCCTTTACAGAGTGGCGAAATACGCACCCTGCACCCATTGAAGTAATTGAAGGACCTTCCTGTACGCCAGAGGGTGATTGCAATTAG